In a single window of the Nocardioides massiliensis genome:
- a CDS encoding CBS domain-containing protein: MRIHDVLQAKAISEVITVGPDAGVRDLLALLAEHNVGALIVSADGTSLDGIVSERDIVRHLHHDGTVVNNTVGAIMTAVVQTCTPDTTVDELMATMTSMRIRHVPVVEDGALVGIVSIGDVVKHKIDRLEFERDQLDSYVNQGA; the protein is encoded by the coding sequence CCGAGGTCATCACGGTCGGCCCCGACGCCGGCGTACGGGACCTGCTCGCGCTCCTCGCCGAGCACAACGTCGGTGCGCTGATCGTCAGCGCCGACGGCACCTCGCTCGACGGCATCGTCAGCGAGCGTGACATCGTCCGACACCTGCACCACGACGGCACGGTGGTCAACAACACCGTCGGCGCGATCATGACGGCCGTCGTGCAGACCTGCACTCCCGACACGACCGTCGACGAGCTGATGGCGACGATGACCTCGATGCGCATCCGCCACGTGCCCGTCGTCGAGGACGGCGCGCTCGTCGGCATCGTCAGCATCGGGGACGTGGTCAAGCACAAGATCGACCGGCTCGAGTTCGAACGCGACCAGCTCGACTCCTACGTCAACCAGGGCGCCTGA
- a CDS encoding HNH endonuclease signature motif containing protein gives MLDRGDLENFGKAEAWETLRSNRATRDRLDVDDLLIANHLAGLYEAGTLAEATKAFRHDPERMVALAGEGAPILSEYAASELSGHLRMPLQSARQLLGDAIEIAHRLPRLWAQMVEGKTEAWRVRAVAKETRTLSFEGATWVDAQLTHRLQKRKPNNAAPQLVDEAIKKFDTELFAQREQRRQDGRGVWLDPDTCQGLLRGVHMTLDAPDAELLDQTLDTIAAGLKAAGDTDDHQARRAKAVGTLLDPQLAMDFLNGTLPDTGSHGTTKTKTPGTTSRVANIYVHCSLSDLATMTSAGVDHGASIEKLGPITLARMGEWLTRPGGVGSGRIVLRPVIDTNTDQAVDQHDPPAWMREAMILRDEVCVFPGCTTTARACDADHIDPYVPLEDGGPPGQTHLGNLAPLCRSHHRLKTHMGWTYQRRSNGTYAWWDRWGRPVRDSHDLVQSDARDLDPSTSSGHRFARSTMEIYLHDFLIEYVAGPGGTDPPT, from the coding sequence GCTCCAACCGCGCCACGCGCGACCGCCTCGACGTCGACGACCTGCTCATCGCCAACCACCTCGCCGGCCTCTACGAAGCCGGCACCCTGGCCGAGGCCACGAAAGCGTTCCGCCACGACCCCGAGCGGATGGTGGCGCTCGCGGGTGAGGGCGCACCGATCCTGAGCGAGTACGCCGCCAGCGAGCTCTCCGGACACCTGCGCATGCCGTTGCAGTCCGCCCGCCAGCTGCTCGGAGACGCGATCGAGATCGCCCACCGCCTTCCGCGCCTGTGGGCGCAGATGGTCGAGGGCAAGACCGAAGCGTGGCGGGTCCGGGCCGTGGCCAAGGAGACCCGCACGCTGAGCTTCGAGGGCGCAACCTGGGTCGATGCGCAGCTGACGCACCGCCTGCAGAAGCGCAAGCCCAACAACGCCGCCCCGCAGCTCGTCGATGAGGCAATCAAGAAGTTCGACACCGAACTCTTCGCCCAACGCGAGCAACGCCGCCAGGACGGCCGCGGGGTCTGGCTCGACCCCGACACCTGCCAAGGCCTGTTGCGTGGGGTGCACATGACCCTCGACGCACCCGATGCCGAGCTGTTGGACCAGACCCTCGACACCATCGCCGCAGGACTGAAGGCCGCAGGAGACACCGACGACCACCAGGCCCGCCGCGCCAAGGCCGTCGGGACGCTGCTCGACCCCCAGCTCGCGATGGACTTCCTCAACGGCACCCTCCCCGACACCGGCTCGCACGGCACAACGAAGACCAAGACACCAGGCACGACGAGCCGGGTCGCGAACATCTACGTCCACTGCTCACTGAGTGATCTCGCCACCATGACCAGTGCCGGGGTCGACCACGGGGCGAGCATCGAGAAGCTCGGACCCATCACGCTGGCCCGGATGGGCGAGTGGTTGACCCGTCCGGGTGGTGTCGGATCCGGACGCATCGTCCTGCGTCCGGTGATCGACACCAACACCGACCAAGCCGTGGATCAGCACGATCCGCCGGCGTGGATGCGCGAAGCGATGATCCTGCGCGATGAGGTCTGCGTGTTCCCCGGCTGCACCACCACCGCCAGAGCCTGCGACGCCGACCACATCGACCCCTACGTCCCGCTCGAGGACGGCGGCCCACCCGGCCAGACCCATCTGGGAAATCTGGCTCCGCTATGCCGTTCACATCACCGGCTCAAGACCCACATGGGCTGGACCTACCAACGCAGGTCAAACGGCACCTATGCGTGGTGGGACCGGTGGGGACGACCCGTCCGAGACAGCCACGACCTCGTCCAATCAGATGCTCGTGATCTCGACCCTTCGACAAGCTCAGGACATCGCTTCGCTCGATCGACCATGGAGATCTACCTCCACGACTTCCTCATCGAGTACGTCGCCGGACCCGGCGGCACCGACCCACCGACCTAG